A window from Fervidicoccaceae archaeon encodes these proteins:
- the lysS gene encoding lysine--tRNA ligase: MVHWIYEIADSVEKRARERGIKEITLNGGLSVSGLQHIGRLRGEVLIGEAVRRILEKRGYRVKQLIVLYTQDAWKGKEGQLKQFERNEGEKYIGHPLIRVPDPHGCHGNWVEHYWEDFGGVLDKFSDGKIEIVKTTDLYSRELKDVAKEFIEKKELTRSVVNKYRGRNPYPEDWIPIEPICEKCGRIDTTKAVKIDGEFVEYKCRNCGYQGRTKIDNGKLNWRLEWSGIWKALRIDFEPFGKDHATPGGSRDSCVELARTVLNIEPPIGLPYEWVAIRKDGKEMDMGSSDFIGITPRDWLSIAHPEVLRYIYYFTPPRKRIVIDLEEIPQYYELFYRGERSYFALKEGREMGDEDRYAAENYELSLLGEPPEKLPFQLSYYTAALLVQSLPKDNFTEAAMKRLRSSKIIPEELSEFEKKRISEILTKALVWVERIAPEQIKYSISPAIPSEVRSALKFRDSLIELGKRIISLENWSEDAIKEAMINHTSNMSVDERKEFYREFYIVMLGKESGPRAAPLLSALGKEIVKKKLLEELESN, translated from the coding sequence ATGGTTCACTGGATTTACGAAATAGCAGATAGTGTTGAGAAAAGGGCCAGAGAGAGGGGGATCAAGGAAATCACACTCAACGGTGGGCTATCAGTTTCAGGTCTTCAACATATAGGAAGGCTTAGAGGAGAAGTGCTGATTGGAGAAGCTGTTAGGAGGATCTTGGAAAAAAGAGGATATAGAGTTAAGCAGCTCATTGTTCTCTATACACAGGATGCTTGGAAGGGAAAAGAAGGGCAGCTGAAACAATTTGAAAGAAACGAAGGAGAAAAGTACATTGGACACCCTCTAATTAGAGTTCCTGATCCGCACGGATGCCACGGCAACTGGGTAGAACACTACTGGGAAGATTTTGGTGGAGTGCTAGATAAGTTCTCAGATGGGAAAATAGAAATTGTAAAAACAACTGATCTGTATTCTAGAGAACTGAAAGATGTGGCCAAGGAATTCATTGAAAAAAAGGAGCTTACTAGATCTGTTGTGAACAAATACAGAGGGAGAAATCCCTATCCAGAAGATTGGATACCAATAGAGCCAATATGCGAAAAATGTGGGAGGATAGATACTACAAAAGCTGTCAAAATAGACGGAGAGTTTGTGGAGTACAAATGCAGAAACTGTGGATATCAAGGACGGACAAAAATTGATAATGGTAAGCTGAACTGGAGGCTGGAATGGTCGGGGATCTGGAAGGCTCTCAGAATTGATTTTGAACCATTCGGAAAAGACCATGCCACCCCCGGAGGAAGCAGAGATAGCTGTGTGGAATTAGCTCGAACCGTTTTGAACATTGAGCCTCCGATAGGGCTTCCCTATGAATGGGTTGCTATAAGGAAAGATGGAAAGGAAATGGACATGGGCTCAAGTGATTTTATTGGAATTACGCCCAGAGATTGGCTCTCTATCGCCCATCCGGAGGTTCTCAGGTATATATACTACTTCACTCCTCCCAGAAAAAGAATTGTCATTGATCTCGAAGAAATTCCGCAGTACTATGAGCTCTTCTATAGAGGAGAGAGGTCGTACTTTGCTTTGAAAGAAGGAAGGGAAATGGGGGATGAAGATAGATATGCTGCTGAGAATTATGAACTATCATTGCTAGGCGAGCCTCCAGAAAAGCTTCCATTCCAGTTATCATACTACACAGCAGCTCTTCTGGTTCAATCACTTCCAAAGGACAACTTCACTGAAGCGGCAATGAAGAGGCTCAGATCCTCTAAGATTATTCCAGAGGAGCTATCAGAGTTCGAAAAGAAGAGGATATCAGAAATATTGACGAAGGCTCTAGTTTGGGTGGAAAGAATTGCTCCTGAACAGATAAAGTACAGCATATCCCCGGCTATCCCATCTGAAGTTAGGAGTGCACTGAAGTTCAGAGATTCGCTGATTGAATTAGGAAAGAGAATAATTTCGCTTGAAAATTGGAGCGAGGATGCTATAAAAGAAGCAATGATTAACCATACATCGAACATGTCAGTAGATGAGAGAAAGGAGTTCTATAGGGAATTTTATATTGTCATGCTTGGAAAGGAGAGCGGGCCTAGAGCTGCGCCGCTGCTCTCAGCTCTTGGAAAGGAAATAGTGAAGAAGAAGCTTTTGGAAGAGCTCGAGAGTAATTGA
- a CDS encoding V-type ATPase subunit, translating to MKTYQYLLPKLYAQKEKFFTQQSLREICEGEAPEKIAQILRDHGYDIPAGIRNLMELSAQLELAAEKRVEKILELAPTEAEEIIEIILSWEKISSVLLGIKIFESTGDLSRAISAMPKNEGELLRNLVEQTAFTLGSSPPQIKTVIQKIVSKKEIREALLQSLKSLEEGGGISTFQLSLFLNIIELLNRKVSELNQIRKQEILDTLCYYIDEKILFLSVNAVRIDGSNRVTTSIIEKARGCRVRGKEILESIQSEGIAQLFSKIITQYGGTVEKGESPELQIVRSLRRQARRTASLRYASYPFTPALPLAVVLNIETEKSEIMKLLMELGSGISCIEAVEKASI from the coding sequence TTGAAGACTTACCAATATCTTCTTCCAAAGCTTTATGCACAGAAGGAAAAGTTCTTCACACAGCAGTCACTTAGAGAAATATGTGAAGGAGAAGCACCAGAAAAAATTGCGCAGATTCTAAGAGATCATGGCTATGACATACCAGCAGGGATAAGAAACCTCATGGAGCTCTCTGCTCAGCTGGAATTGGCAGCAGAAAAAAGGGTGGAGAAGATATTAGAGCTAGCTCCAACAGAAGCAGAAGAAATAATAGAAATAATTCTATCGTGGGAGAAAATTTCTTCAGTTCTATTGGGAATAAAAATATTCGAGTCCACGGGAGATCTCTCAAGAGCTATTTCAGCAATGCCAAAAAATGAAGGGGAATTGCTTAGAAACCTGGTGGAGCAAACTGCCTTTACCCTTGGAAGCTCACCGCCTCAAATAAAAACTGTGATTCAAAAAATAGTTAGCAAAAAAGAAATTAGGGAAGCACTTCTCCAATCTCTGAAATCTCTAGAAGAAGGAGGAGGAATCAGCACATTTCAGCTCTCTCTCTTTTTGAATATAATAGAATTACTTAATAGGAAAGTATCTGAGCTTAATCAAATTAGGAAGCAGGAGATTTTAGATACTCTCTGCTATTATATAGATGAGAAGATTCTATTTCTTTCAGTTAATGCCGTGAGAATTGATGGAAGCAATCGCGTAACGACCTCGATAATAGAGAAAGCAAGAGGATGCAGAGTGAGAGGCAAGGAAATACTGGAATCTATTCAGAGTGAGGGGATAGCTCAGCTATTTTCCAAAATAATCACTCAATATGGTGGTACTGTCGAGAAAGGTGAAAGTCCTGAGCTCCAGATAGTCAGATCATTGAGAAGGCAAGCGCGAAGAACGGCATCACTTAGATATGCTTCTTATCCTTTCACTCCGGCGCTGCCTCTGGCAGTGGTCCTCAATATAGAGACAGAAAAAAGCGAAATAATGAAGCTATTGATGGAGTTAGGCTCCGGCATATCCTGCATTGAAGCAGTCGAAAAAGCTTCAATTTAG
- a CDS encoding tRNA(Met) cytidine acetyltransferase TmcA gives MLGRREIEEISREKIAELLKSLSPSLKKLSGKIRRNTKRYLESRHRRLIVLSGGDPGKQGFYAAYIIHQYSLELRKLTGRKARVLYIYHDELEESRIRKEVFRQFLKMRKKGKESGEERRIDIYEKSDKYLGTTFDALVLDLSDDLRPNDVGRLVETVRGGGIVIFIAPDLNSWGNKLTIFKQRLLVPGYSEPRHVFISWFIRTLMKAEGTYIYDLGSDRIVKNAKVKLERPQKEQNIEESIPEKTKFPRKLYELALTTDQVMAAVTLETLIDKPRKGWKKVVLITADRGRGKSCALGIGLIGIAESMKEFKHKVRIIVTSPEPQNVQSLFLLAKKAAEALGYKVNAVQRGGNIIELQGPFFSIEYWSPLSVPKIKGDIVAVDEASGIHVPLLMNILKSHDRIAFSATLHGYEGGGRGFSVRFLGELKNMKNIEISSCELKTPIRYGEEDPVEKWLYRTLLLDAEPDELDENDIQDIERGDLEYVSIRPEELFTEEKEKLLRSIFGIYVLAHYRNQPDDLAMLADAPHHLIRAVMTKNSRKVLCSLQLAVEGGLDEQTVDTLLRGNKIPGNIIPDRVLKHIRIWEMGFLRGIRIVRIATHPRVQSKGIGSFALKKLVEEATAMGMDWVGSGFGVNNKLLSFWIKNGFTPIHMSPDRNPISGEYTVIVLKGLSSVAKEIVELGRLYMKRKLVKSLRDVYKDLESDVAISIIRSTNKVKSQPPKMSEMDIDRLWIYVYGPMTYEAVSDIMWELARFYFESDMGEIIRLGEREEIILLQKVLQGRSWEEISRSLHLRDIDVMQYLKDAARELLKGYYGKDSTSPVGIHIAGEKHDSRESS, from the coding sequence TTGCTTGGACGAAGGGAGATCGAGGAGATCTCCAGAGAGAAAATAGCGGAACTGCTCAAGAGCCTTTCTCCATCTCTAAAGAAACTTTCAGGTAAAATAAGGAGAAACACTAAAAGATATCTTGAGAGCAGGCACAGAAGGCTCATAGTTCTATCTGGAGGCGATCCAGGTAAACAGGGATTTTATGCAGCCTATATAATCCACCAATACTCTCTTGAGCTTCGAAAGCTAACTGGCAGGAAGGCCAGAGTTCTATATATATATCACGATGAGCTCGAAGAATCCAGAATAAGAAAGGAAGTATTCAGACAGTTCTTGAAAATGAGGAAAAAGGGAAAGGAAAGTGGGGAAGAGAGAAGAATAGACATCTATGAAAAGAGCGACAAATATTTGGGAACCACATTCGACGCATTGGTGCTCGATCTATCAGATGACTTGAGGCCTAATGATGTTGGTAGACTGGTGGAGACAGTGAGAGGAGGAGGAATAGTAATCTTCATAGCTCCTGACCTCAATAGTTGGGGAAATAAGCTGACAATATTCAAGCAGAGATTGCTAGTACCCGGCTATTCCGAGCCCAGACATGTCTTCATATCATGGTTCATACGGACTCTCATGAAAGCTGAAGGGACTTATATATATGATTTGGGGAGCGACAGAATTGTTAAGAATGCGAAGGTAAAACTTGAAAGGCCTCAGAAGGAGCAGAACATAGAAGAATCCATTCCAGAGAAAACAAAATTTCCCAGGAAGCTTTACGAACTTGCCCTAACCACAGACCAGGTTATGGCGGCAGTTACGCTGGAGACGCTCATAGACAAACCAAGGAAAGGTTGGAAAAAGGTAGTTCTAATAACTGCTGATAGAGGAAGAGGGAAATCATGTGCGCTTGGAATTGGATTGATTGGAATAGCAGAATCAATGAAGGAGTTCAAGCACAAGGTTAGAATAATAGTTACATCTCCTGAGCCTCAAAATGTCCAGTCTCTCTTTCTTCTGGCGAAAAAGGCAGCAGAAGCGCTTGGATATAAAGTCAATGCCGTTCAGAGAGGAGGAAACATAATTGAGCTCCAAGGGCCGTTTTTCTCAATAGAATACTGGTCTCCTCTGAGCGTTCCGAAGATCAAGGGCGATATCGTGGCCGTAGATGAGGCCTCAGGCATTCATGTTCCTCTTCTGATGAATATTCTAAAATCCCATGACAGAATAGCCTTTTCTGCTACATTGCATGGCTATGAGGGAGGAGGAAGGGGCTTCTCGGTGAGATTTCTGGGAGAGCTGAAAAATATGAAGAACATCGAAATTTCATCATGCGAGCTGAAAACTCCGATAAGATACGGGGAAGAGGATCCAGTGGAGAAGTGGCTCTATAGAACACTTCTGCTGGATGCTGAGCCGGATGAGCTGGATGAGAACGACATTCAAGATATAGAGAGAGGGGATCTGGAGTACGTTTCAATCAGACCCGAAGAGCTGTTTACTGAAGAAAAAGAAAAATTGCTTAGGTCTATCTTCGGCATATACGTTCTGGCTCACTATAGAAACCAGCCTGACGATCTGGCGATGCTTGCGGATGCACCTCACCACCTCATAAGAGCAGTTATGACTAAGAACAGCAGGAAGGTTCTATGCTCACTGCAGCTTGCAGTGGAAGGGGGGCTGGATGAACAAACTGTTGACACACTACTGAGAGGAAACAAAATACCAGGAAACATAATTCCAGATAGAGTTTTAAAACATATCAGAATTTGGGAAATGGGATTTCTGAGAGGAATTAGAATTGTGAGAATTGCCACGCATCCAAGGGTCCAGAGCAAAGGGATAGGATCTTTTGCTCTCAAGAAGCTAGTAGAGGAAGCAACAGCTATGGGTATGGATTGGGTTGGCAGTGGCTTCGGAGTAAATAACAAGCTGCTGTCTTTCTGGATTAAGAACGGATTCACGCCAATCCACATGAGTCCAGATAGAAATCCGATCAGTGGGGAATACACGGTTATTGTGCTCAAAGGATTGAGCAGTGTGGCTAAGGAAATAGTGGAATTAGGAAGACTGTACATGAAGAGGAAATTAGTCAAAAGCCTAAGGGATGTTTACAAAGATCTAGAGAGCGATGTGGCAATTTCTATTATCAGAAGCACTAATAAGGTAAAATCTCAGCCACCAAAAATGAGCGAAATGGATATTGATAGGCTATGGATATATGTTTACGGGCCAATGACATATGAAGCTGTCAGCGATATCATGTGGGAACTGGCTAGATTCTACTTCGAAAGCGATATGGGGGAAATCATAAGGCTTGGAGAGAGGGAGGAGATCATACTTCTCCAGAAAGTCCTTCAAGGGAGGTCATGGGAAGAAATATCAAGATCTCTTCACTTGAGAGATATAGATGTGATGCAGTACCTGAAGGATGCTGCTAGGGAGCTATTGAAAGGATATTATGGAAAAGATTCCACCTCTCCCGTTGGCATTCACATCGCTGGTGAGAAGCATGATTCCAGAGAGTCCAGCTGA
- a CDS encoding CDC48 family AAA ATPase: MEKEIKLTVGEARSRDVGRKRARISTKIMEKLGLNTGDFIELEGSKGNVLAQAWPAYPEDEDKDIVRIDGFLRKAIGVSVGETVTVRKAEASPATKVTLAPVENIRLFPIDLEYLASYLKEELEGKPLRRGETIQIPLSPFGEELTMVVTSTQPTANVYVTPSTELILKEEPEKGIVEAGEVPRVTWEDIGDLEEAKRKLREIVELPMRQPELFRHLGIEPPKGVLLYGPPGTGKTLLAKALANEIGAYFIAISGPEIMSKFYGESEQRLREIFQQAQENAPSIIFIDEIDSIAPKREEVTGEVERRVVAQLLTLMDGLKERGRVVVIGATNRPNAVDPALRRPGRFDREIEIGPPDVKARKEILLVHTRNVPLADDVDLEKIASMTHGFTGADIAALVKEAAMNAIRRFIEEKKIDVNRPIRPEILKELKVSWNDFLSAMKDVGPSLIREVYVEVPNVRWSDIGGLEEAKQQLREAVEWPLKYPNIYDSMGIRPPKGILLFGPPGTGKTMLAKAAATESEANFIAVRGPEILSKWVGESEKAIREIFRRARQVAPTIIFFDEIDSIASARGLRYDSSGVTDRIVNQILTEMDGIQPLTNVVVIAATNRPDIIDPALLRPGRFDRLIYIPPPNKESRLSILKIHTKRVPLAQNVDLEKLAEMTEGYTGADLEALVREAVMLALREKLEARAIDMKYFLKAMEQVQPSLTKEDIEKYERLAKQLKRLTL, translated from the coding sequence TTGGAGAAGGAAATAAAGCTCACTGTTGGTGAAGCAAGGTCGAGAGATGTAGGAAGAAAAAGAGCCAGGATAAGCACGAAGATTATGGAGAAGCTTGGTCTGAATACCGGAGATTTCATAGAGCTTGAAGGAAGCAAGGGAAATGTTCTTGCACAGGCATGGCCAGCCTATCCCGAGGATGAGGACAAAGATATTGTTAGAATAGATGGCTTTCTAAGAAAGGCAATTGGAGTCAGTGTTGGAGAGACCGTAACTGTTAGGAAAGCCGAGGCCTCTCCAGCTACAAAAGTAACTCTTGCTCCAGTGGAAAACATAAGATTATTCCCAATTGACCTAGAGTACCTTGCATCATATTTGAAAGAGGAGCTGGAAGGTAAACCCCTAAGGAGAGGGGAGACAATTCAGATCCCCCTCTCTCCTTTCGGTGAAGAACTCACAATGGTTGTAACCTCTACTCAACCAACGGCAAATGTGTATGTAACTCCATCTACCGAGCTTATATTGAAAGAAGAGCCGGAAAAGGGCATAGTGGAGGCTGGAGAGGTACCGAGAGTAACCTGGGAGGATATAGGAGACCTTGAGGAAGCAAAGAGGAAGCTAAGGGAGATCGTTGAGCTGCCTATGAGGCAGCCTGAGCTTTTCAGGCATCTTGGAATTGAGCCTCCAAAAGGAGTGCTTCTCTATGGTCCTCCAGGTACAGGAAAAACCCTGCTTGCCAAGGCGCTCGCAAATGAGATTGGAGCTTACTTCATAGCTATAAGCGGTCCAGAGATAATGAGCAAGTTCTATGGAGAGAGCGAGCAGAGGCTTAGGGAAATATTCCAGCAGGCCCAGGAGAATGCCCCCTCAATAATATTCATTGATGAGATTGATAGCATTGCTCCAAAGAGAGAGGAGGTCACAGGAGAGGTTGAGAGAAGGGTAGTTGCCCAGCTCCTCACCCTTATGGATGGATTGAAAGAGAGGGGAAGAGTTGTTGTTATTGGTGCTACAAATAGGCCAAATGCAGTTGATCCTGCTCTCAGAAGGCCAGGAAGATTTGACAGAGAAATAGAGATTGGCCCACCAGATGTTAAAGCAAGGAAGGAAATTCTCCTCGTTCATACCAGGAACGTGCCCTTGGCTGATGACGTAGATTTGGAGAAAATAGCCTCAATGACCCACGGTTTCACAGGAGCAGATATAGCAGCACTGGTTAAGGAAGCTGCTATGAACGCTATAAGGAGGTTCATTGAAGAGAAGAAAATCGATGTAAATAGGCCAATAAGGCCCGAAATTCTCAAGGAGCTAAAGGTGAGTTGGAACGATTTCCTATCTGCAATGAAGGATGTAGGCCCATCGCTGATAAGAGAGGTCTATGTTGAAGTGCCAAACGTGAGATGGAGCGATATAGGAGGGCTGGAGGAAGCGAAGCAGCAGCTTAGGGAGGCAGTTGAGTGGCCCCTCAAATATCCAAACATCTACGATTCCATGGGAATCAGGCCGCCGAAGGGGATCCTCCTGTTCGGTCCTCCTGGAACTGGGAAGACAATGCTTGCCAAGGCAGCAGCAACTGAGAGTGAGGCCAACTTCATAGCAGTTAGAGGTCCAGAAATATTGAGCAAGTGGGTTGGAGAGAGCGAGAAGGCAATAAGGGAGATATTCAGGAGGGCAAGGCAGGTTGCTCCTACCATAATATTCTTCGATGAAATCGACTCTATTGCCTCAGCTAGGGGACTTAGATATGATAGTAGTGGCGTTACGGACAGAATCGTAAACCAGATATTGACTGAAATGGACGGAATTCAGCCTCTGACAAACGTTGTAGTAATAGCTGCTACCAACAGACCGGACATCATAGATCCAGCTCTTCTCAGGCCTGGAAGATTTGATAGACTCATATACATTCCTCCACCCAACAAGGAATCTAGATTGAGCATACTGAAGATTCACACAAAGAGAGTTCCACTAGCACAAAACGTAGATTTGGAGAAACTGGCAGAGATGACTGAAGGATATACTGGAGCTGATCTCGAAGCTCTCGTTAGAGAGGCAGTTATGCTTGCTCTAAGGGAAAAACTGGAGGCTAGAGCAATAGATATGAAGTACTTCCTGAAGGCAATGGAGCAGGTTCAGCCCTCGCTAACGAAAGAAGACATTGAAAAATATGAGAGATTGGCCAAGCAGCTTAAGAGGCTAACTCTCTAA
- a CDS encoding nodulation protein NfeD, with protein MKYNFSRSITVLLVIFLFFFASNALQHPALAQENPTIGQKVVVIKVTGVIDTAVEDYVSMAISYAESQNAILVIMLNTPGGLLDSAMNIVTSIDSSTIPVVGYVVDRWAESAGTMILVSCHIAAMQPGTIIGSMQPIEYNPTTGEYTPTNESKIINPILTFLDEHAGNKGRNLTAIHLFVTENLNLGADSALRNGVINYVAPTLDSLLQQMNGTTVYVPALNRNYTLNTYGASVEYVSMSLRHYLVHALSDPTISTLLLSLGMMILLFSIISGHLAVTPIGLLLMLLGFLGSGYSISATSVLLILLGLLLIFIEHAVLPGFGIVGGTGIVMLVLGIALLPTGTGYSFGQQYAMSFLYAAYGIGIAFGSFTAFVVYKIVKVRRKKPFEWKFEGLKGTAIDPISPEEEGYVKVQGEYWKAKSKKGYIKPGESVIVLSKEGPVLIVEPIEEKEKQE; from the coding sequence TTGAAATACAATTTTTCAAGGAGCATAACGGTTCTCCTTGTCATTTTTCTATTTTTCTTTGCAAGCAATGCGCTGCAGCATCCTGCACTTGCTCAAGAGAACCCAACTATAGGGCAAAAAGTAGTGGTCATAAAGGTAACTGGAGTTATCGATACTGCAGTTGAAGACTACGTATCAATGGCAATCTCGTATGCCGAATCTCAGAATGCAATCTTAGTAATAATGCTCAATACTCCAGGAGGTCTGCTCGATTCAGCAATGAATATAGTAACCTCCATAGATAGTTCAACGATTCCGGTTGTTGGCTATGTGGTAGATAGATGGGCTGAAAGCGCTGGAACAATGATTTTAGTCTCATGTCACATAGCTGCCATGCAGCCGGGAACCATCATAGGATCTATGCAGCCGATTGAATATAATCCAACAACTGGAGAATATACTCCCACCAATGAATCCAAAATTATCAATCCAATACTGACTTTTCTTGATGAGCATGCTGGAAACAAGGGAAGGAACTTGACAGCTATTCATCTGTTTGTTACAGAGAACCTCAACTTGGGGGCGGACTCTGCGCTTCGCAATGGAGTAATAAATTATGTGGCACCAACTCTTGATTCGCTTCTCCAGCAGATGAACGGAACAACGGTCTATGTTCCAGCATTGAATAGAAACTATACATTGAACACCTATGGAGCAAGCGTTGAATATGTTAGCATGAGCTTGAGACACTACCTAGTACATGCGCTTTCAGATCCAACGATATCAACCCTACTGCTTTCCTTGGGGATGATGATACTCCTTTTCAGCATTATATCAGGACACCTTGCTGTAACACCAATAGGGCTTCTCTTGATGCTTTTAGGCTTTCTCGGAAGTGGTTACAGCATAAGCGCAACTTCAGTCCTTCTAATACTGCTCGGCCTGCTTCTCATATTCATTGAGCATGCCGTTCTTCCTGGCTTTGGAATAGTCGGTGGGACAGGCATAGTAATGCTAGTCCTTGGGATAGCTCTTTTGCCAACAGGAACGGGTTATTCATTCGGGCAGCAGTATGCCATGTCATTCCTTTATGCTGCATATGGAATAGGCATCGCATTCGGTTCTTTCACTGCGTTCGTCGTATATAAAATCGTAAAGGTTAGGAGGAAAAAACCATTCGAGTGGAAGTTCGAGGGGCTCAAGGGAACAGCAATAGATCCTATATCTCCGGAAGAGGAAGGGTATGTCAAAGTACAGGGAGAATATTGGAAAGCAAAGAGCAAAAAAGGATATATAAAGCCTGGAGAAAGCGTCATAGTACTTTCAAAGGAGGGACCAGTTCTAATAGTTGAGCCCATTGAGGAAAAGGAAAAGCAGGAATAA
- a CDS encoding slipin family protein, which produces MDISSVLISNLSAILLVFIFVIILLSMSVKVVREYERAVIFRLGRLMGAKGPGLFLIIPFVDRLIKVDLRIVAVDVPEQKSVTRDNVSVGVDAVIYYKVIDPVKAIVTVENYSYAVLMLSQTTLRDIIGQVELDDLLSKRDELNKRIQAILDELTDPWGIKVTAVTLKEVKLPETMLRALAKQAEAERFRRARIIEAEGERQSASIMSEAATFYETHPMAMRLRELQTLIEIAREKNLIVVTPESRSENLGTLIGLTRQLPSKKEE; this is translated from the coding sequence ATGGACATTTCATCGGTTTTAATAAGCAATTTGTCAGCTATCCTTCTAGTCTTCATATTCGTAATCATATTGCTTTCCATGTCAGTAAAGGTAGTGAGGGAATACGAGAGAGCGGTCATATTCAGATTGGGAAGACTGATGGGGGCAAAGGGTCCCGGTTTATTCCTCATCATTCCCTTTGTGGATAGACTGATAAAAGTTGATTTGAGAATAGTAGCTGTAGATGTGCCCGAGCAGAAGAGCGTTACTAGAGACAACGTTTCAGTGGGTGTTGATGCTGTTATCTACTACAAAGTAATTGATCCGGTCAAGGCAATAGTCACAGTCGAAAACTATTCATATGCTGTTCTAATGCTCTCACAGACGACATTGAGAGATATAATAGGCCAGGTGGAGCTAGATGATCTTCTATCAAAAAGAGACGAGCTAAACAAGAGAATACAGGCAATACTCGACGAGCTCACAGATCCTTGGGGAATAAAGGTCACTGCAGTAACACTGAAGGAAGTAAAGCTGCCTGAAACCATGCTCAGAGCTTTAGCTAAGCAGGCCGAGGCCGAGAGATTCAGGAGAGCTAGAATAATTGAGGCCGAGGGAGAGAGACAGAGCGCAAGCATCATGTCTGAGGCAGCAACATTCTACGAGACTCATCCAATGGCAATGAGATTGAGAGAGCTACAAACTCTAATTGAAATAGCTAGGGAAAAGAATCTGATAGTTGTAACCCCTGAGTCCAGAAGCGAGAATTTGGGAACTCTTATAGGATTGACCAGGCAGCTTCCAAGCAAAAAAGAGGAGTGA
- a CDS encoding winged helix-turn-helix domain-containing protein: MSGLAKDERKYRTDTEILNEMMSVIVSGGEQGIKKTHLMYKTNMNSKMLQKYLNILERGGLITEVSIGKQKLVKLTSTGVLAYSALQSLSNMLAMSAGTRQYAEQLSWYVGELSKAGLQVYTGKTILGKTGMQYLPDAIADVKGEGYLVKFIIGKRGFESNIELLNFILMLIDSERKGILITDNADLEKSIPRKLADDIKFVFVISPEKIGERVKAALQL, translated from the coding sequence ATAAGCGGTCTGGCAAAGGACGAAAGGAAATATAGAACAGATACAGAAATCTTGAATGAAATGATGAGCGTAATTGTATCGGGAGGGGAACAAGGTATCAAAAAAACCCATCTTATGTACAAGACCAACATGAACTCGAAGATGCTACAGAAATACCTCAATATTCTTGAAAGAGGAGGACTAATCACAGAAGTCTCAATCGGTAAGCAAAAGCTCGTTAAGCTTACTTCAACCGGAGTCCTAGCATATTCTGCTCTACAGTCCCTAAGCAACATGCTTGCCATGTCTGCAGGTACAAGACAGTACGCGGAGCAGCTTTCGTGGTATGTTGGAGAGCTATCTAAGGCAGGTCTACAGGTATATACAGGCAAGACCATTCTGGGAAAAACCGGGATGCAGTACCTCCCCGATGCTATAGCAGATGTGAAGGGCGAAGGCTACTTGGTGAAATTCATAATAGGAAAGAGAGGATTTGAAAGCAATATTGAGCTTCTCAACTTCATACTCATGCTAATAGACAGTGAGAGGAAAGGAATACTAATAACTGATAATGCTGATCTGGAGAAATCCATTCCAAGAAAGCTCGCAGACGACATAAAGTTTGTGTTTGTAATATCTCCGGAAAAAATCGGAGAAAGGGTAAAGGCAGCTCTTCAGCTATAA